The window GCGGCAGGTCAACGACCTGACCGAGGCGGACTGGTTCGCGCTGCGCCGGGAGCTGGGCAACCAGCGGATGCTCGGCATGTCGCTGGACGCCGGTGGCCACCTCACCCACGGGTTCCGGCCGAACATCTCCGGCAAGATGTTCGACCAGCGCAGCTACGGCACCGACCCGGTCACCGGCCTCGTGGACTACGACAAGGTCGCCGAGGCGGCCCGCGAGTTCAAGCCGCTGATCCTGGTCGCCGGCTACTCGGCGTACCCGCGGAAGGTCAACTTCCGGATCATGCGGGAGATCGCCGACTCGGTCGGCGCCACCTTCATGGTCGACATGGCGCACTTCGCCGGCCTGGTCGCCGGGAAGGTCTTCACCGGCGACTTCGACCCGGTGCCGCACGCGCACATCGTCACCACCACCACGCACAAGTCGCTGCGCGGCCCGCGCGGCGGCATGGTGCTCTGCCAGCCCGAGCTGGCCGACCAGGTCGACCGGGGCTGCCCGATGGTGCTCGGCGGCCCGCTGCCGCACGTGATGGCCGCCAAGGCCGTCGCCCTCGCCGAGGCCCGCCGCCCCGACTTCGCCGACTACGCGCAGCGGATCGTCGACAACGCGCAGGCGCTCGCCGAGGGGCTGCTGCGTCGCGGCGGCAAGCTGGTCACCGGCGGCACCGACAACCACCTGGTGCTGATCGACGTCTCCGGCTACGGGCTGACCGGCAGGCAGGCCGAGCAGGCGCTGCTCGACTCGGGCATCGTCACCAACCGCAACTCCGTCCCGCAGGACCCGAACGGCGCCTGGTACACCTCCGGTATCCGGATCGGCACCCCGGCGCTGACCAGCCGGGGCCTGGGCACCGCGCAGATGGACGAGACGGCCGAGCTGATCCACACTGTGCTCAGCCAGACCAAGCCGGGCGCCAACCCGGACGGCACCCCGTCCAAGGCCAAGTACGTCCTCGACCCGGCCGTCGCCGACCGGATCAGCAAGCAGGCCAGCGACCTGCTGAGC is drawn from Micromonospora sp. NBC_01740 and contains these coding sequences:
- a CDS encoding glycine hydroxymethyltransferase, coding for MSSLNAESTAFRSALEVIRAVEPRVADAIGAELADQRESLKLIASENYASPATLLTMGNWFSDKYAEGTVGRRFYAGCQNVDTVEALAAEHARELFGAAHAYVQPHSGIDANLVAFWAILADRVESPALKKAQVRQVNDLTEADWFALRRELGNQRMLGMSLDAGGHLTHGFRPNISGKMFDQRSYGTDPVTGLVDYDKVAEAAREFKPLILVAGYSAYPRKVNFRIMREIADSVGATFMVDMAHFAGLVAGKVFTGDFDPVPHAHIVTTTTHKSLRGPRGGMVLCQPELADQVDRGCPMVLGGPLPHVMAAKAVALAEARRPDFADYAQRIVDNAQALAEGLLRRGGKLVTGGTDNHLVLIDVSGYGLTGRQAEQALLDSGIVTNRNSVPQDPNGAWYTSGIRIGTPALTSRGLGTAQMDETAELIHTVLSQTKPGANPDGTPSKAKYVLDPAVADRISKQASDLLSGFPLYPAVDLG